In Bacteroidota bacterium, a single genomic region encodes these proteins:
- a CDS encoding aminopeptidase P N-terminal domain-containing protein, whose amino-acid sequence MFLILPKALTKNVRAFLFSSVLLILFTPFRAGAQNSYDIDLLTKEFHSGRRDALRKLMDDSSVAVFFSATIKNRSNDVDYEFHQDPNFYYLTGLNEENALLLVFKNDVQIGSAAANEFLFLEDRDPKTERWTGKKMGIDGAKTILGIQNAFSSSSFADFKIDLSRFKKVYCLKENETQLFTGFLSTILSLTTLDSYATKEMTAKLRELKTKEELDLMRKAISITCDGIKEAMKALEPGMYEYNAEAIGEYVFKSKGAEDVGYPSIVGGGENSCILHYETNRKKLSAKDMLVCDIGAEYHGYSADVTRTFPVSGKFSDEQKTIYNIVLEAQQAGIAKCRAGEDFRAPHKEATAIIQKRLLELGIIKQPNEVNKYFFHGTSHYLGLDVHDVGIYGKLKPNSVITVEPGIYIPFGSDCDEKWWNIGIRIEDDVLITETEPDVLSSCVPKTTEEIEALMKQESLFNLMKK is encoded by the coding sequence ATGTTTCTCATCCTTCCTAAAGCGCTGACAAAAAATGTCAGGGCTTTTTTATTTTCATCAGTACTTCTGATTTTATTTACTCCCTTCAGGGCAGGGGCTCAGAATAGTTACGACATAGATTTACTCACCAAAGAATTTCATTCCGGCAGAAGAGATGCGCTCAGAAAATTAATGGACGATAGTTCCGTGGCGGTATTTTTTTCCGCAACCATCAAGAACCGCTCGAACGATGTGGATTACGAATTTCATCAGGACCCGAACTTTTATTATTTAACAGGACTGAATGAAGAAAATGCACTGCTGCTGGTTTTCAAAAATGATGTGCAGATTGGCAGCGCAGCAGCAAATGAGTTTTTATTTCTTGAAGACAGAGACCCGAAAACAGAAAGATGGACGGGAAAGAAGATGGGAATTGACGGAGCAAAAACAATTCTTGGAATTCAGAATGCTTTTTCTTCTTCTTCATTTGCAGATTTCAAAATTGATTTATCCCGATTCAAAAAGGTTTACTGCCTGAAAGAAAACGAAACACAACTATTCACGGGTTTCCTGTCAACTATTCTTTCGCTGACAACGCTCGATTCATACGCCACCAAAGAAATGACGGCAAAACTCCGCGAACTGAAAACAAAAGAAGAACTTGATTTAATGCGCAAGGCAATTTCAATTACCTGCGATGGAATTAAAGAAGCAATGAAAGCCCTTGAGCCGGGAATGTATGAATACAATGCCGAAGCAATTGGCGAATATGTTTTCAAAAGCAAAGGCGCGGAAGATGTCGGTTATCCTTCAATTGTTGGGGGCGGAGAAAACTCCTGCATTCTTCACTATGAAACCAACCGCAAAAAACTTTCTGCGAAAGATATGCTGGTGTGCGATATTGGCGCGGAATATCACGGCTACAGCGCGGATGTTACGCGTACTTTTCCCGTGAGCGGAAAATTTTCTGATGAGCAGAAAACAATTTACAACATCGTTCTTGAAGCGCAGCAGGCAGGAATTGCTAAATGCAGGGCGGGAGAGGACTTCCGCGCACCGCATAAAGAAGCAACTGCCATCATTCAGAAAAGATTGCTTGAACTCGGAATAATAAAACAACCGAATGAAGTAAATAAATATTTTTTTCACGGCACTTCGCATTATCTCGGGTTGGATGTTCACGATGTGGGAATATATGGAAAACTAAAACCGAATTCTGTCATCACCGTTGAGCCGGGCATTTACATTCCCTTCGGCTCTGATTGCGATGAAAAATGGTGGAACATCGGCATCAGAATTGAAGACGATGTGCTCATCACGGAAACTGAGCCGGATGTTCTTTCTTCCTGCGTTCCAAAAACCACAGAAGAAATTGAAGCGCTGATGAAGCAGGAAAGTTTGTTCAACCTGATGAAGAAGTAA
- the rpmB gene encoding 50S ribosomal protein L28, whose translation MSQICQITGKRALVGNNVSHANNKRKRIFIPNLRVQRFFLQEENKWITLKVSAAGLKHIHKKGLYACVKEARENGWLPRPKG comes from the coding sequence ATGTCACAGATTTGCCAAATCACCGGAAAGCGCGCATTGGTGGGAAACAATGTTTCGCACGCCAACAACAAGCGCAAGCGCATTTTTATTCCTAACCTGAGAGTGCAGCGTTTCTTTTTGCAGGAAGAAAACAAATGGATTACGCTGAAGGTTTCTGCTGCCGGATTGAAACATATTCATAAGAAAGGTTTATACGCCTGCGTGAAAGAAGCGCGCGAAAACGGCTGGCTGCCCCGCCCTAAAGGGTGA